The genomic interval ATACGTCAAACCTGTGTATATTTTTCTCAATAGCTGTTCGAAGAAATGTCCCTTCAGTTCATAGTGTTCTTCAGTTACAGCCCAAACCCCGCAAAAAACTAAACAAGGAAGTGGACTGCCATGCAAAAAAGGCTTTACGTTGGAAATTTAAGCTATCAGGCGACGGAACAGGACGTCAAAAATCATTTCGCGAAGTCCGGAGAAGTGCTCACCGTGGATATCATCAAAGACCGCGACACCGGGCGCTCGAAGGGATTTTGTTTCGTGGAAATGGCCAATGTGGAAGGGGCTCAGAAGGCACTTGAACTCAACGGCGCGGACTTGATGGGACGGCCGCTCACGGTCTCCGAAGCCAAGCCGCAGAAGCCGCGGAGCGATTCCCGCAGGGAAGACTACCGCTCAGGCCCGGTTTCCCGCTAATTTTTGCTTGTCCCCCGCGAGACAGGCGAAAAGAACGGCCCAGAGGATTCCCGCCCCCCACATGGGAACTCCCCAATAAGCCAGTTTTTCGAAAATAAGTCCCAGAAGAAATGCAACGGCCGCCATGACCGCGTACGCGCGTGTCATGGCGTCTTTTTTTCCCGTCTCCGGCCCGTCCCATGAAAATGCCGCCAGGATCATCAGGAACAGCACCGTGTAATGGTGATTTTCCGAGACCGGCGAAACGAGGATCATGAGGAAAGCGAACAGGGCATAGGCCGTGAACGTTTTTTCTTCGGACTCTTCACCGCGTTTTTTCCGGCTGATCCAGGACAGCGCCGCGAGAGCTGCGAGTCCGAGAAGCCGCGTGGCGGGGCCGAGCCAGTGGCCGAGATGGGCGATCACGTTTTCTTCCGTTTTCCAGAAGATCCGCGCGAGCACCGCGTAAAGCGACTGGTTGTCTTCGGCCATGGGCGTGAGCAGCTGGCCCCAGATCATGCTTTCATGCGCGGTCTTGGACGTGGCCTGTCCCATGATGCGCAGCCATTCCTGAATATAAACCCAGTTCTTGCCGAACCCCACGGCAAGCGACGGCAGCAGGATGACGAAAATAAAAGCGCCCGCGATTCCACCCGCGCACGCCTTCCACTCTCTCTTCGCCAGGAAAAAAAAGCCGAGCGGCGCGAGCGGGCTCAATTTGAGCGTGACGCCGAGCGCCAGGAGCACGCCGGCCCAGAAATCCTGCTTCTTTTCATAGAGCGCGTAAACCGCGAGTGCGAAAAACAAATTGAGCACGCCCATCTGCCCGCGCGTCAGCGTGGCGAGAATGCTGGGAAGGCAAAGGACCGTGGCCGCGAGCGCCGCGGAAAATCCCTGGCGCCGGTCGCGGAAAAGGCCCATGGCCAGCAGGAAGGAAGCCCAGAGCGCGGCGGCCGAAATTGCGTACCATCCGAGGATCGTGAACTTGAGCGGAAAGCCGGTAAAGGGAATCAGCAGCACGGCAAGCAGCGGAAGATAAACGTAATTCCACTGCCGTTCGGTTTTGGCGTCGTAAATGTCCCGTCGCTGGGAGGCGGCCTCGGCCGCTTTCAAAAAAACCGTGAAATCGGTCCGCTTGTGGCGCCCGGCGCCGCGGTAAACGGTGGGAAAAGACAAAATCACGAGAAAAAGGAGAGCCATAGCCGCGAACAGCCGGCGGCGGGCATGGAAAAAATCGAGCCAGCTGACCGGCGGCTTAAATGTTAAAGACGAAGTCAAAGGCATGCGGTATCATACCGTAACTTTTCCAAACGCGCCCGGGTTTTTGAACAGGGAATTTCAAGAAGGAGCCCGATGATCTGGGACAACGTAAGCCGCGCCGTTTCCGGCTGGCGCAGCCAAGCCCGCAAAAAAAGCGCCGGACCTCTGGACGTTGCCGAACCGGCTCCGTGGCACGTCATGTGCGATCATTTTTCCTGGGCCGGGTGGCGCCATGAAGGCGCGGTGCGCATTCCCGGCCCTTATCAGGGGCGCGAGGCCTGGGACCGCATGACCAGGCGCCCCGCGGACTCGGAATTTCTTCTCGTCGAAAGCGTGTGGGAAGATTTTTACGAGGGCGGGGAAAAGATCGACAAGAACGCGGAGCTGTTGCGCCTCATCCGCGCCTTCCGCAGGTCCGGCACGCCGGTTTTTTTCTGGAACAAGGAAGACCCCGTGCATTTCCAGGAATTTCTTCCCGTCGCGCTGCTCTGCGACGCGATTTTCACGACCGGTGAAGAATGCCTGCCGCGCTACCGGGACGCGGGTTTTCGCGGGGACATCGAAGTGCTGACCTTTCCCGCCCAGCCGGCCGTGCACCGCCCGTATTATCCCAAGGCCCCGGAGAAAAAAGTCTTTTTCGCGGGCGCCGGGAGGTTCGACCATGAACCTCGCGCCCGGGCCCTCGATTCTTTTTTGCGGCCCGCGCTCGCGCTCGGCTGCGTGGACATTTTCGCGCGCAAGAACCTGAGCGTGGACCGCACGCATTGGCCCGAGGACTGCCGGCCCTACATCGTCGCGGAGCTCCCGTACGATGAATTATTAAAGGAAAGCTCGCGTTATCTGATCGGCCTGTCGCTCAGCAACGCGCCTTCTTCGCCGACGCTTTATCCGCGCCGTGTGACCGAGCTGCCGCTCGCGGACGTGCTTGTCGTTTCGGATGACAACCGCGCGGTCCGGCGCTTTTTTCCCGAAGCGCCCGTCGTGCGCGGCCCGGAAGAAACTCGCGCGACGCTTCTGCGTCTGCTCGCGGATGCGGACGAGCGCAGCCAGCGGGTGGAAGCGCTGAAGAAAAGGATTCTGGAAAAACATACCTGCGCGCATGCGCTGGGACAAATGAGGAGCTTGGTTTCATGAAGCGTCCCGCGAAAGCCTCGGTCATCATCCCGTTTTTTGAATCGGGATTTCTCGGCGAGACACTGGAGGGTTTGGCCCGGCAGACGTCCACGGATTTCGAAGTCGTGCTCGTGGCCGACGGAAGCCCGGCGGACGAGGTCAAAAAAGCGGCGCGCGTCCTTGCCGGCGCTTTCAAAGATCCCGCGCGGCGGAAGCTCCTCGCGTACGATCAAAACCGCGGCCCGGGCTACGCGCGTAATTACGGCATCCAGTTCGGAGCCTCGGGAAAATTCATCGTAGCGCACGATTCTGACGACCTCTCGCTGCCGCGCCGCGTCGAGCTGCTGGTCCGGAAGCTCGAGCAGGGCCGCGATCTGGTTTACAGCGATTTCCGCGAAGGCGTCTCGCTCGAGGACTCGGCCGTGCTGCACGCCATGGCTCCCGAGCAGATCACCGAAGATCACTGGCTCATGCGCAAAGGCTGGTTCGGCATCTGCCACGGGACCTGCGCATACCGCCGCGATCTCGCGCTGATGTACCCGTATCCTTCTTACGCCCGCGGCTTCGGCGAAGACACGCTGTTCCTCATCCAGATGGGGCTGTTCGCCAAGCCCCGGATGGCCTACGTTCCCGAACCGCTGCTGTTTTACCGCCGCCGCCAGAATTCGCTTTCGCACAGCGCGGCCGCGGTTTCCACGCTCGAAGAAAGACTGCGGAAGGCTTCCGACTTTTTTGGCTATTATCACGGCTTAACCCGGGCCGCGGCGGAGAAGCCATGACGGAGCACGTCAAGCTGGGGATTTTTCTTCTCGCCGCCGGAGCCTTGCTGGCTTCCGGGCCCATCCTGTTTTACCTGAGGGATTTTTTTCAAAAGAGAAGGACCGACGTCGGAGTGGAAGAGTTCTATGATGATGCCGCCAAAAACAGCGGCACGATTTTTTTTATCTTGGGCGGGATCAGTTTCATCGGCGCGGGAATATTCCTGATTTTTTACAAATAAAATGAAAGGATCGAAGGGTATGAAAGTTTCGGAAGCGGCGGTCGTGACGGGGCTTTTCCTCTCGCTGGTCTTCATGCCTTTTCCCGCCCGGGCGGGAGACATGGACACGCCGTCCGAGCGCGCCGAGGCCCTGATCAAAGAATTGCATGAAGCGCCCGCCGTGCGTTACGTGAGCGAGGAAGAAATCGATGCGATGGGCCATGACTTCCGGCAGGCGGACGCGCTTCTCACGGCCCGCATCGAAAGCGTGGTGCTGGCGGACATGGGGCCGGGCGGCGTGCCGGTCCCGATGACGCGCGTTTTCCTCGATCAGATCACCGTGCAATCCGGAGATGCAGGGGCCGCTCCCGGCGCCAAAGCCAGCTTCCTTTACCGCCATTCTCCGGATACGATAAGCGCGTACAAAGGCCAGCGCGTCATCGCCGTGCTCAATCATTCCGACGCGAAATCCAAAACACTTTTCGCCGCCCGCATCGTGCCCGCGGACAAAACCAGCCTCCAGCTGCTCGTCGACGCCATCCAATCCAAGGGAAAAAAGGGCGGTGCCGATTGCGCGAAAAATGTTGAAGCCGACGTGTGCGAGGCGTGATTTTCCCGTAAAAAGGTTAAAAAATTTTAAGGTAAAAAAACCGAGCGCCCCGTCCCACGCTCGGACAAAATGCAACAAAACTGATCACGCTGCAACTCCTCTAACGGCCGCATTTTCGCTCCTTTTTCCCTCTTCCTTGACAGTGTTGGAACCCGTCAGTTACATTTTGCTACCTTCATATTTCCCAAGGCTTTCCGAGGGGAAAACCTGCGCAAAAAAGAGGCGGACTGAATGTTCTTCCACCATTCCAAACGCGTCCGAATTTACACCCGAATTACGTCCTTTCTCTGCCTGTGCTGCTTTACCTTCACCACGCTTGCGTGGTCCGCTCCGCCGCTGCCGTCTCCCGAAGTCCGGCTTCCCGCGCCGCTCGCGCAGGAGATTCATATTCCGGAACCGCTCGGCCTCGTCCGTGAAATTTATGTTCCGGAAAACAACGCTTCGTCCGCCCCGGTCATCCTGCACCTGCAGGACGCGCACGGCAGCGCCGAAGCGCAGGACAATATCCGCCGCATCCTCAGCCATGCCGCGGCGCAGTACGGTTTCGATCTTGTTTTCGTGGAAGGCGCGTCCGAGCGGATCGATGCGGAGAATCTGATTTTTTTCCGCGCGCCGTCTTCCGCGCGCAAAGCGGGGGAGGGGCTGGCCCGGGAAGGCCTGATCGGCGGCGCCGAACTGTTCTTACTGGACCGGCTGCTGGACAAAAAAGGCCCTGCCGTCGAGGCTTACGGCATCGAAGACCCCGCGCTTTACCGCGCCAATCTCTCATCCTTTCGCGGCATCTTGAAAAAACGGGACGCCTCGCGCGAAATCTCGCGCCGGCTGAAATCCCAGATCCTTACGCGTTCCTCCAAGACTTTCAATCCCCGCCTCAAATCTTTTTTCCGCCATTGGGCCCTTTACCGCGATGAGCCGCAGGAATGGATGCGCCGCCGCGCTTTCCTGCAGAAAACCGCGCGGGAAGTTCTGGGGCTCGATCTCCTCGCGCCGCGCGCACAGCTCGTGTGGCCGCAAATCACGCGCTTTCTCAAACTCGCGGCGCTGGAAGAAAAGACGCGGAATGAAACGGCGGTCGAAGAGATCCGCGAGCTCGCGGACTGGGCCCGCAAGCGCGGCATGCCCCGCGATCTGATCGCGGAGCTCGAAGCCATGACGGAGAAAACAAAAGACGCACCGCGGGATGCCCGCGCGCCCCGTGCCTTTTTCGAGGCCTGGGTCAACGCGGCGGGAAAAGATTTCTCGTTCGATCTTTATCCGGAATTCAAAAAATGGGCGGGCTGCCGCGTGCTGGAATCGGAGCTGCACGCGGGCGCGCTCTTCGAAGAGCTGGAAGCGCTGACCTCCCAGATCCTCCACGCGCTGGCAGGGAACGCGGAAGAAAAGGCGCTTCTCGATCTTTACGGCGACGCGAGGCTTTTGGAAAAACTCCTGCTGCTGCAGCTGACGGAACCGGAATGGCGCGAGGCCGCGTCCCGCCGCGAACAGATCAGGCCTTCGGCGCTTGCCCGCCGGGCCGGCCTGGAAGACGCCGGGCATGACGAAATTTTCGACGGGGCCCTGGTTTTTTACGCCCAGGCCAAGCAGCGCGAGCAGGCCCTGCTTCGCAACATGATCGCGAAGATGAAGGAAACGAAAAAGACCAAGGCCGTCCTCATCACGGGCGGGTTCCACGCGCCGGGCCTTGACGCGCTTTTCCGCGAAAAGGGAATTTCGTTCGTGGAAGCCGCGCCGCACATCTCCGAAATCACGCCGGAAGGCACCTATGAAAAAATCATGCTGGACGAGGCCGAGTTCCTGACGCTGCGTTCCCATGTTTCGCAGCCGCACCTCGGCGAAGGGCTCGCGGTCCTGGCGCGTTCGCTCGGGCGGCCATGGGCCTACGAATATTCGCGCTCGCTCAACCGCGTGCTGGGCGGCGTGCTTCACGAAGATCATCTTAGTACGGCGGATGCGTGGGCCGGCGGGCTTGGGCGCAATGGCCTTACTTACCGCGGAGGCCTGCTTTACTTCGGCGGTTCTCCGGTGCCCGATCCGGCGCAGGCCGGGGCTTTCGTGGGCCTGCAGGAAAACGGCGTGCCGGAAACGCGGCCGCTGCTTTCGGAATTGCGGACGGCTCCCGAAGCCGCGCAGGTCGAAAGCGCCAAAGACGATCTCGAAAATTTTCTCGAAGACGAATTCAAGCCCCTGGGCATTTCCTTCCGCAATGAATTCGACCGCATCGGCCGCGTCCAGAACGCGGAACGGCACGTTCCGTATCTTCAGGCGAGCCTGAAGCGCTTTACGCCGGGCGGTCCGGAAGCCGAGGGGCGCAGGGGCGTTTACATGGCTGAAGCCCATCCCACCTTTTATTTCCGTGTCGGGGCCTGGCGTTTCGTGGACAGCCGCTTCAAGGGTGTGCTCGGCCCGCTGCTCGACGGCAGATTTCGCCAATATAAGGAAAGCGTGATCTACCTGCATGAAATGGACAGCTCGATCGCGGACTGGGAAAACAACCTCACGAATTATACCGTGCCCATGATCGCGGCCGTGGATTCGCTGGAACTGAACGGCCGCAACGTGCTGGACATGGGTTCGGCGGATGGTATCCTGGCGCTCCTCGCGTACCGCAAAGGCGCGGACCTCCTCCGGCTGGTCGACAATGACCCGGCCAAGCGGGCGCTGCTGGAAAAAAATCTGGCCTTGAACGGCATGGATCCCAGCCGCTTCCGTTTCGTGGTCGAGGACATCAACGAGACCGGAGAAGTCTTGAAAGGCCTCGGGCCGGAACCCGTTCACGTTGTCTTTTCCAACATCGGCGAGCATCCGCGCGTTTACCGCCGCGGCACGCACCTGAAGGCCATCGAGTACCTGGATCATTTTCCCGACGCCACGCATTACGTTCTCGGAGGCTACAATGTCGGAGCCACCCGCATCACGGAACCGCATCTCTTGTTTGCGGTCGATGCCTTGGAGCGGAGGCATTTTTACGAAGCGGACGAATTCAAGCATGAAGACACGAACCCGCTCCTTTCGCCCGGCGGGCCGAGGGTCGTGCTGGTCATGCAGAAAATGCAGGCGTTCGAAAAGCCGGAGCCCGCGCCGCGAGCCGCGCTGAGACCCGCGACTGCGGCTAGCGAACGGCTGCGCGATTTTACTTACGATCCTTCCTTGGGACGGGACCTGCGGGTCGCCGTCGTCGTCAAGGGCACGAACCAGCTCGAACGCAATGCCGTTTTCCTGGCCCGCCGTCTCGGGGGAGCCAAGATCGACGGTTCCACGACTTCCCGGGAGCCGCTTCACGGCCTCGTGTCGCTGACCGACCTGAACCGCGACGCGCTGACGCTTGAAGGCGCGCAGCAAAACCTGCTGCTCGATGATCCGAACGGATTCGACGTTCACGGCACTCGCGCGGTCATCACCAGCTGGAATAAAGTCATCGTCCAGGATTTCGTAACCGGCGCAATGCAGGTTTTCCGGAATCCCTGGTTCCGCCATCTTCATTCCGCGGTATTTTCCCCGGACGGAACGAAGATTCTCGTGGATTCCGCGGGGCTGGACATGCTCCTGGAAATCGATGCGAAGACCGGGGAAGTCCTTTGGGAATGGTCGGCGTGGGAGCATGGTTATCCGGAATCTTTTTCCGGCGAGATCTTTTACACGAGGGACCGCGCTTTCGAGAACGTCAAAATAAAAGACGGGAAAAAGGTGGTTTACGTGTCTGATCCCGCGGCGCTGCCGGAAATCGGCATTCCGACCGGGCTGCGTACGGCCAATATCACGGGAGCGGATTACGACCGCGACGGGAATATTCTGGCGACGCTGCTCTACCGCGGAAAGTTGATCCGCATCGACAAACAGACGAAAGAAGCCCGCGAGCTTCCGTATCCCGCGGAAGCGGCGCACGGCTTTCACGCGCTGCCCGGCGGCTTTATGGTGACCAGCACCACGGGCAAGGACCCTCATTTCGCATTTCTCGGCCCGGATCTTCGCGTGCAGACCAAGATTTCTCTGGATGGCCTGCCGGGTATCCGCGAAGGATTTCCCGAAGCGCCGGAAATGGAATGGCTGCAAAACACGACGCAGGTCGCCCCCCATATTTTTGCGCTGGTCGACATTCACCGCAAGGCGCTTTATCTCGTCAATTTCGAAACCC from Verrucomicrobiia bacterium carries:
- a CDS encoding RNA-binding protein; this translates as MQKRLYVGNLSYQATEQDVKNHFAKSGEVLTVDIIKDRDTGRSKGFCFVEMANVEGAQKALELNGADLMGRPLTVSEAKPQKPRSDSRREDYRSGPVSR
- a CDS encoding glycosyltransferase family 87 protein → MPLTSSLTFKPPVSWLDFFHARRRLFAAMALLFLVILSFPTVYRGAGRHKRTDFTVFLKAAEAASQRRDIYDAKTERQWNYVYLPLLAVLLIPFTGFPLKFTILGWYAISAAALWASFLLAMGLFRDRRQGFSAALAATVLCLPSILATLTRGQMGVLNLFFALAVYALYEKKQDFWAGVLLALGVTLKLSPLAPLGFFFLAKREWKACAGGIAGAFIFVILLPSLAVGFGKNWVYIQEWLRIMGQATSKTAHESMIWGQLLTPMAEDNQSLYAVLARIFWKTEENVIAHLGHWLGPATRLLGLAALAALSWISRKKRGEESEEKTFTAYALFAFLMILVSPVSENHHYTVLFLMILAAFSWDGPETGKKDAMTRAYAVMAAVAFLLGLIFEKLAYWGVPMWGAGILWAVLFACLAGDKQKLAGNRA
- a CDS encoding glycosyltransferase; the protein is MIWDNVSRAVSGWRSQARKKSAGPLDVAEPAPWHVMCDHFSWAGWRHEGAVRIPGPYQGREAWDRMTRRPADSEFLLVESVWEDFYEGGEKIDKNAELLRLIRAFRRSGTPVFFWNKEDPVHFQEFLPVALLCDAIFTTGEECLPRYRDAGFRGDIEVLTFPAQPAVHRPYYPKAPEKKVFFAGAGRFDHEPRARALDSFLRPALALGCVDIFARKNLSVDRTHWPEDCRPYIVAELPYDELLKESSRYLIGLSLSNAPSSPTLYPRRVTELPLADVLVVSDDNRAVRRFFPEAPVVRGPEETRATLLRLLADADERSQRVEALKKRILEKHTCAHALGQMRSLVS
- a CDS encoding glycosyltransferase family 2 protein, with protein sequence MKRPAKASVIIPFFESGFLGETLEGLARQTSTDFEVVLVADGSPADEVKKAARVLAGAFKDPARRKLLAYDQNRGPGYARNYGIQFGASGKFIVAHDSDDLSLPRRVELLVRKLEQGRDLVYSDFREGVSLEDSAVLHAMAPEQITEDHWLMRKGWFGICHGTCAYRRDLALMYPYPSYARGFGEDTLFLIQMGLFAKPRMAYVPEPLLFYRRRQNSLSHSAAAVSTLEERLRKASDFFGYYHGLTRAAAEKP
- a CDS encoding 50S ribosomal protein L11 methyltransferase, whose product is MFFHHSKRVRIYTRITSFLCLCCFTFTTLAWSAPPLPSPEVRLPAPLAQEIHIPEPLGLVREIYVPENNASSAPVILHLQDAHGSAEAQDNIRRILSHAAAQYGFDLVFVEGASERIDAENLIFFRAPSSARKAGEGLAREGLIGGAELFLLDRLLDKKGPAVEAYGIEDPALYRANLSSFRGILKKRDASREISRRLKSQILTRSSKTFNPRLKSFFRHWALYRDEPQEWMRRRAFLQKTAREVLGLDLLAPRAQLVWPQITRFLKLAALEEKTRNETAVEEIRELADWARKRGMPRDLIAELEAMTEKTKDAPRDARAPRAFFEAWVNAAGKDFSFDLYPEFKKWAGCRVLESELHAGALFEELEALTSQILHALAGNAEEKALLDLYGDARLLEKLLLLQLTEPEWREAASRREQIRPSALARRAGLEDAGHDEIFDGALVFYAQAKQREQALLRNMIAKMKETKKTKAVLITGGFHAPGLDALFREKGISFVEAAPHISEITPEGTYEKIMLDEAEFLTLRSHVSQPHLGEGLAVLARSLGRPWAYEYSRSLNRVLGGVLHEDHLSTADAWAGGLGRNGLTYRGGLLYFGGSPVPDPAQAGAFVGLQENGVPETRPLLSELRTAPEAAQVESAKDDLENFLEDEFKPLGISFRNEFDRIGRVQNAERHVPYLQASLKRFTPGGPEAEGRRGVYMAEAHPTFYFRVGAWRFVDSRFKGVLGPLLDGRFRQYKESVIYLHEMDSSIADWENNLTNYTVPMIAAVDSLELNGRNVLDMGSADGILALLAYRKGADLLRLVDNDPAKRALLEKNLALNGMDPSRFRFVVEDINETGEVLKGLGPEPVHVVFSNIGEHPRVYRRGTHLKAIEYLDHFPDATHYVLGGYNVGATRITEPHLLFAVDALERRHFYEADEFKHEDTNPLLSPGGPRVVLVMQKMQAFEKPEPAPRAALRPATAASERLRDFTYDPSLGRDLRVAVVVKGTNQLERNAVFLARRLGGAKIDGSTTSREPLHGLVSLTDLNRDALTLEGAQQNLLLDDPNGFDVHGTRAVITSWNKVIVQDFVTGAMQVFRNPWFRHLHSAVFSPDGTKILVDSAGLDMLLEIDAKTGEVLWEWSAWEHGYPESFSGEIFYTRDRAFENVKIKDGKKVVYVSDPAALPEIGIPTGLRTANITGADYDRDGNILATLLYRGKLIRIDKQTKEARELPYPAEAAHGFHALPGGFMVTSTTGKDPHFAFLGPDLRVQTKISLDGLPGIREGFPEAPEMEWLQNTTQVAPHIFALVDIHRKALYLVNFETHAYRRLDLPKEWSVHMVAPAPAALRLPEQDAFPEDARHAEMRPEMRFSYSKV